In the Phaeobacter gallaeciensis genome, one interval contains:
- a CDS encoding FadR/GntR family transcriptional regulator, translated as MDGSNTPPTKPKKSRPVRVAEEIKQWVVERDLKKGDKLPNESAMIEEFGVSKGTVREALRILEAQGLIVTKTGPGGGSMVGEVSAERARSLLANYFYFQDLSVADIYQMRRALEPELAASLAGKLSEAQLAELQELAERYPEPAKSSEEEKEQHIASLIFHARLSDFANNRLLGFVIGFMAQILTDLTVYRGLYDPPNVELWRKGRKHQLQLVEALRSCDADRAREIMASHMQVAEDLMRGQEAHLMRRFIGE; from the coding sequence ATGGACGGCAGCAACACGCCCCCCACAAAACCCAAGAAATCCCGCCCCGTCAGGGTCGCGGAAGAGATCAAGCAGTGGGTGGTCGAGCGTGACCTGAAAAAGGGCGACAAGCTGCCCAACGAAAGCGCCATGATCGAGGAATTCGGCGTCTCCAAGGGCACCGTGCGCGAGGCGCTGCGCATCCTTGAGGCGCAGGGCCTGATCGTGACCAAGACCGGCCCCGGTGGCGGCAGCATGGTTGGCGAGGTTTCTGCCGAACGCGCCCGGTCTCTCTTGGCGAATTACTTCTACTTTCAGGACCTGTCGGTGGCGGACATCTATCAGATGCGCCGGGCGCTGGAGCCGGAACTTGCCGCCAGCCTGGCCGGAAAGCTGAGCGAGGCACAGCTGGCAGAACTGCAGGAGCTTGCCGAACGCTATCCCGAGCCGGCCAAATCTTCGGAAGAAGAGAAAGAGCAGCATATCGCCTCGCTTATCTTCCATGCGCGGCTGTCCGATTTCGCCAACAACAGGCTTCTGGGCTTTGTCATCGGTTTCATGGCGCAGATCCTGACCGATCTGACCGTGTATCGCGGCCTTTACGATCCGCCGAATGTGGAGCTTTGGCGCAAGGGGCGCAAACACCAGCTGCAACTGGTCGAGGCGCTGCGCAGCTGCGATGCAGACCGGGCGCGCGAGATCATGGCCTCGCACATGCAGGTGGCCGAGGACCTGATGCGCGGCCAAGAGGCCCATCTAATGCGCCGCTTTATCGGGGAGTGA
- a CDS encoding DUF2948 family protein, with product MADATFEEGREAPLNLGAQEEEDLKVISALVQDSVFPVTEMRWQASRHRFALLINRFRWEDRAAAEKRARAYERVQSLLVVDNVLGVASQGVDRSDKDLVLSLLSLSFEPGDDGAGHLVLTLAGDGAIRLSVEAIDVSLRDVTRPYTAPSGKAPDHGDD from the coding sequence ATGGCAGACGCAACCTTTGAAGAGGGCCGCGAGGCGCCGCTGAACCTTGGCGCGCAGGAAGAAGAGGACCTGAAAGTCATTTCTGCGCTGGTGCAGGATTCGGTGTTCCCGGTCACTGAAATGCGCTGGCAGGCCTCCCGGCACCGCTTTGCGCTGCTGATCAACCGGTTCCGCTGGGAGGATCGCGCCGCAGCCGAAAAGCGCGCCCGCGCTTACGAGCGGGTGCAATCGCTGCTGGTGGTCGACAATGTGCTGGGCGTCGCCTCGCAAGGGGTCGATCGCAGCGACAAGGATCTTGTGCTGTCGCTGTTGTCGCTGTCCTTTGAACCCGGCGACGACGGGGCGGGCCACCTGGTGCTGACCCTGGCCGGCGATGGCGCCATCCGTCTTTCTGTCGAGGCCATCGATGTTTCGCTGCGCGATGTGACCCGGCCC
- the murA gene encoding UDP-N-acetylglucosamine 1-carboxyvinyltransferase, whose amino-acid sequence MDSILVTGNGPLQGQIPIAGAKNACLTLMPATLLSEEPLTLTNAPRLSDIKTMTQLLQSLGAEVSALQDGQVQAMSSHNLDNHVADYDIVRKMRASNLVLGPMLARLGQAVVSLPGGCAIGARPMDLHIHGLEALGAEIDLRDGYLHAKAPGGLKGAVIDLAFASVGATENILMAATLAKGTTVINNAAREPEISDLADCLRKMGAQIEGDGTSRIEVQGVDRLHGATHQVVTDRIELGTYMLAPVICGGEVELLGGRMDLVGAFAEKLDEAGVAIEETDAGLKVRRRGDRVKAVNVTTEPFPGFPTDLQAQMMALMCTADGVSVLEEKIFENRFMHAPELTRMGARIDVQGGTATVTGVERLKGAPVMATDLRASVSLILAGLAAEGETLVNRVYHLDRGYEHVVSKLSGVGAKIERIKGT is encoded by the coding sequence ATGGATTCGATTCTGGTAACGGGCAATGGCCCCCTTCAGGGGCAGATCCCCATCGCGGGGGCAAAGAATGCCTGCCTTACCCTGATGCCGGCAACGCTGCTCAGCGAAGAACCGCTGACCCTGACCAATGCACCGCGCCTGAGCGACATCAAGACGATGACCCAGCTGCTGCAATCCCTTGGCGCCGAGGTTTCCGCGCTTCAGGACGGTCAGGTGCAGGCCATGTCGAGCCACAACCTCGACAATCACGTGGCCGATTATGACATCGTGCGCAAAATGCGGGCGTCGAATCTGGTACTGGGGCCGATGCTGGCCCGACTGGGTCAAGCGGTGGTGTCGCTGCCGGGGGGCTGCGCCATCGGTGCACGCCCAATGGATCTGCATATTCACGGGCTGGAGGCGCTTGGCGCCGAGATCGACCTGCGCGACGGCTATCTTCATGCCAAGGCGCCTGGTGGACTGAAAGGCGCGGTGATCGATCTTGCCTTTGCCTCGGTCGGGGCCACTGAAAATATCCTGATGGCGGCGACCCTGGCCAAGGGCACCACCGTCATCAACAACGCCGCGCGGGAGCCGGAAATTTCGGATCTCGCCGATTGCCTGCGCAAGATGGGCGCCCAGATCGAAGGCGACGGCACCTCGCGAATCGAAGTTCAGGGCGTTGACCGCCTGCACGGCGCCACCCACCAGGTGGTAACCGACCGGATCGAGCTTGGCACATATATGCTGGCACCGGTTATCTGTGGCGGCGAAGTCGAACTGCTGGGCGGCCGCATGGATCTGGTCGGTGCTTTTGCCGAAAAGCTGGACGAGGCAGGCGTCGCCATCGAGGAAACAGACGCGGGCCTGAAAGTGCGCCGCCGCGGCGACAGGGTGAAGGCGGTCAATGTGACCACAGAACCCTTCCCCGGTTTCCCGACCGATCTGCAGGCGCAGATGATGGCGCTGATGTGCACCGCCGATGGGGTCAGCGTTCTGGAAGAAAAGATTTTCGAAAATCGCTTCATGCACGCGCCGGAGTTGACCCGCATGGGCGCCCGCATCGACGTGCAGGGCGGCACCGCCACCGTAACCGGGGTTGAGCGCCTGAAAGGTGCCCCGGTGATGGCCACCGATCTGCGCGCTTCGGTCTCGTTGATTCTGGCGGGACTTGCGGCCGAGGGTGAAACACTGGTCAACCGGGTCTACCATCTGGACCGCGGCTATGAACACGTGGTGAGCAAGCTGTCCGGCGTTGGCGCAAAAATTGAACGGATCAAGGGGACCTGA